In a single window of the Orcinus orca chromosome 9, mOrcOrc1.1, whole genome shotgun sequence genome:
- the DUS4L gene encoding tRNA-dihydrouridine(20a/20b) synthase [NAD(P)+]-like isoform X2 — MVLSKCLIKVLYALRLAFRTLVRKYSCDLCYTPMIVAADFIRSIKARDSEFTTNQGDCPLIVQFAANDARILSDAARIVCPYANGIDINCGCPQRWALAEGYGACLINNPELVRDMVKQIRNQVENPRFSVSIKIRIHDDLTRTVDLCRKAEATGVSWITVHGRTVEERHQPVHYEAIKIIKENMSIPVIANGDIRSLKEAENVWHITGTDGVMVARGLLANPAIFAGYEETPLKCIWDWVNIALELGTPYMCFHQHLMYMMEKITSRQEKRIFNALSSTSAVLDYLTDHYGIDWTP; from the exons ATGGTGCTTTCTAAATGCCTAATTAAAGTTTTATATGCTCTCAGGTTGGCTTTTAGAACACTGGTAAGAAAATACAGTTGCGATCTGTGCTATACGCCAATGATAGTTGCTGCTGATTTTATCAGATCTATAAAAGCCAGAGACAGTGAATTTACCACAAACCAAG GTGATTGCCCATTGATTGTTCAGTTTGCTGCTAATGATGCAAGAATTTTGTCTGATGCTGCTCGTATAGTCTGTCCTTATGCGAATGGAATAGACATTAACTGTGGTTGTCCTCAGAG GTGGGCATTGGCAGAAGGTTATGGAGCTTGCCTAATAAACAATCCAGAGCTTGTTCGAGACATGGTGAAACAAATAAGAAATCAAGTGGAAAATCCCAGATTTTCAGTATCTATTAAAATAAG GATCCATGATGACCTTACAAGAACTGTAGATCTTTGTCGAAAGGCTGAAGCGACAGGGGTTTCCTGGATTACAGTCCATGGAAGAACTGTTGAAGAAAGGCATCAGCCAGTTCACTATGAGGCcattaaaataattaaggaaaatatGTCTATACCTGTAATTGCTAATGGAGACATCAGAAGCttaaaagaagcagaaaatgtgTGGCATATTACTGGGACAGATG GTGTGATGGTTGCAAGAGGACTCTTAGCCAACCCGGCCATATTTGCTGGATATGAGGAAACCCCACTGAAATGCATCTGGGACTGGGTTAACATTGCTCTTGAACTTGGAACTCCTTATATGTGTTTCCATCAACATTTAATGTACATGATGGAAAAGATAACTTCGAGGcaggaaaaaagaatatttaatgctTTGTCAAGCACATCAGCAGTCTTAGATTACCTTACAGACCATTATGGGATTGACTGGACTCCCtaa
- the DUS4L gene encoding tRNA-dihydrouridine(20a/20b) synthase [NAD(P)+]-like isoform X3, protein MIVAADFIRSIKARDSEFTTNQGDCPLIVQFAANDARILSDAARIVCPYANGIDINCGCPQRWALAEGYGACLINNPELVRDMVKQIRNQVENPRFSVSIKIRIHDDLTRTVDLCRKAEATGVSWITVHGRTVEERHQPVHYEAIKIIKENMSIPVIANGDIRSLKEAENVWHITGTDGVMVARGLLANPAIFAGYEETPLKCIWDWVNIALELGTPYMCFHQHLMYMMEKITSRQEKRIFNALSSTSAVLDYLTDHYGIDWTP, encoded by the exons ATGATAGTTGCTGCTGATTTTATCAGATCTATAAAAGCCAGAGACAGTGAATTTACCACAAACCAAG GTGATTGCCCATTGATTGTTCAGTTTGCTGCTAATGATGCAAGAATTTTGTCTGATGCTGCTCGTATAGTCTGTCCTTATGCGAATGGAATAGACATTAACTGTGGTTGTCCTCAGAG GTGGGCATTGGCAGAAGGTTATGGAGCTTGCCTAATAAACAATCCAGAGCTTGTTCGAGACATGGTGAAACAAATAAGAAATCAAGTGGAAAATCCCAGATTTTCAGTATCTATTAAAATAAG GATCCATGATGACCTTACAAGAACTGTAGATCTTTGTCGAAAGGCTGAAGCGACAGGGGTTTCCTGGATTACAGTCCATGGAAGAACTGTTGAAGAAAGGCATCAGCCAGTTCACTATGAGGCcattaaaataattaaggaaaatatGTCTATACCTGTAATTGCTAATGGAGACATCAGAAGCttaaaagaagcagaaaatgtgTGGCATATTACTGGGACAGATG GTGTGATGGTTGCAAGAGGACTCTTAGCCAACCCGGCCATATTTGCTGGATATGAGGAAACCCCACTGAAATGCATCTGGGACTGGGTTAACATTGCTCTTGAACTTGGAACTCCTTATATGTGTTTCCATCAACATTTAATGTACATGATGGAAAAGATAACTTCGAGGcaggaaaaaagaatatttaatgctTTGTCAAGCACATCAGCAGTCTTAGATTACCTTACAGACCATTATGGGATTGACTGGACTCCCtaa